From the genome of Pelobacter propionicus DSM 2379, one region includes:
- a CDS encoding sigma-54 dependent transcriptional regulator, with amino-acid sequence MFQPNTVSSPSKRKQGIPARKLLCVSPDGARQASAQPLAEEGWDILTAPDLKLARELTRQHKDCHVGLLFLKSGTDAYLNQIEEVLMVNNQIEWISVLPPECMQSRDLCAFVIKNSYDYHTLPLDIPRLHFILGHAYGKALLKCKVAGREQVIGQNQMIGTSAPMRDLYARIIKIQKVESPVLIHGESGTGKELAARAIHQNSSRCQAPFVAVNCGALPTHLIQSELFGHEKGAFTGATQRKIGRIESAAGGTIFLDEIGDLSQELQVNLLRFLQEKTIERVGSNQTIEVDVRVIAATHVNLEKAVEQGVFREDLYYRLNVLRLDIPPLRERVGDIEILALTFFEKFSEEKNPVVKGFSQQTLNIMAEYDWPGNVREMINRIRRAMVMSENRLITPADLELDNLVVLNKSLSLDDARVLAETEIIQHSLIQNNKNVSKTARDLGVSRVTLYRLINKLNIIV; translated from the coding sequence TTGTTCCAACCAAACACCGTATCCTCACCATCAAAAAGAAAACAGGGTATCCCGGCGCGCAAGCTACTGTGCGTGTCGCCTGACGGAGCACGTCAGGCCTCCGCCCAACCCCTTGCCGAAGAAGGCTGGGACATACTGACGGCACCTGACCTGAAACTGGCCAGGGAGTTGACCAGGCAGCATAAAGACTGTCATGTGGGACTGCTCTTTCTGAAAAGTGGTACGGATGCCTACCTGAACCAAATTGAAGAAGTCCTGATGGTGAACAACCAGATTGAATGGATTTCCGTCTTGCCCCCCGAATGCATGCAATCACGTGACCTCTGCGCATTCGTTATCAAGAACTCCTACGACTATCACACCCTTCCACTGGATATCCCCCGTTTGCATTTTATTCTCGGGCATGCATACGGCAAGGCTCTGCTGAAATGCAAAGTTGCCGGCAGGGAACAGGTTATCGGCCAGAACCAGATGATCGGAACAAGCGCGCCAATGCGTGACCTGTATGCAAGAATCATCAAAATACAAAAAGTCGAGTCACCCGTCCTTATCCACGGGGAGAGCGGTACGGGCAAGGAGCTTGCGGCGCGTGCGATTCACCAGAATTCATCGCGTTGCCAGGCGCCTTTTGTCGCGGTGAATTGCGGGGCCTTGCCGACACACCTCATCCAAAGCGAATTATTCGGACACGAGAAAGGGGCTTTTACCGGAGCAACCCAGAGAAAGATCGGCCGCATCGAATCGGCGGCGGGTGGAACCATCTTTCTGGACGAGATCGGAGATCTTTCACAGGAACTCCAGGTAAACCTTTTGCGGTTCTTGCAGGAAAAGACCATCGAGCGTGTCGGCTCAAACCAGACCATTGAAGTTGACGTGCGCGTTATAGCCGCTACCCATGTGAACCTGGAAAAAGCCGTGGAACAGGGTGTTTTTCGCGAGGACCTCTATTACCGACTGAATGTCCTGCGTCTGGATATTCCACCATTACGCGAACGAGTCGGGGACATAGAAATCCTGGCGCTCACTTTTTTTGAAAAATTCTCCGAAGAAAAGAACCCCGTGGTCAAGGGATTCAGCCAGCAGACCTTGAATATCATGGCTGAATATGACTGGCCGGGTAATGTTAGAGAAATGATAAATCGAATACGAAGGGCGATGGTGATGAGCGAGAACCGGCTGATCACACCCGCTGACCTGGAGCTGGACAATCTGGTGGTCTTAAACAAATCGCTATCGCTGGATGATGCGCGAGTGCTGGCGGAAACCGAGATAATCCAGCATTCCCTCATACAGAACAACAAGAATGTCTCCAAGACCGCGCGCGATCTCGGCGTATCGCGCGTTACGCTGTACAGGTTGATAAACAAACTGAATATCATCGTCTAG
- a CDS encoding transporter — MAWKRLNELVERQGRQLEEQQRQIEALKKRLGMDNASSEVGHSQSHVAKPAPPPSSAPGDAVKNEQGKQQVVQTKEAGPTQAVGRPPAKPNISQQYKEIEAIFSQQGVLTPKGTLVFEPSMQYSFSSANRVVLNGYTIIPAITIGLIDVRNVNHNTYTPALTTRYGLTNRLELQLYVPYVFRDDSAAASSLNIEDSAINENTRVFNADASHLGDVQFGLRYQFNMPAGGGPIFIGGLQAKSDTGKDPFHVSTDASGYATELPTGTGFWSIQPSLTAIMPSDPVVFFGSASYIYNFERSYQGTKWDPGNTIGFNLGMGFSMNENMSFSLGYGHSIIDKTRANGHVLSNSRTTTLGSLLFGASYKLSDRVNLNFSVEAGLTEDAPDVQLTLRVPFSI; from the coding sequence ATGGCATGGAAGCGGCTCAACGAGCTCGTGGAACGTCAAGGTAGACAACTGGAGGAACAGCAGCGCCAGATCGAAGCGCTGAAAAAGCGCCTGGGGATGGACAACGCCTCGTCCGAAGTTGGGCACAGCCAGTCGCATGTTGCCAAACCTGCCCCCCCCCCTTCTTCCGCCCCTGGCGATGCGGTGAAAAATGAGCAGGGCAAACAGCAGGTCGTTCAAACCAAAGAGGCCGGCCCAACGCAGGCGGTCGGACGCCCCCCCGCAAAACCAAACATTTCCCAGCAATACAAAGAAATTGAAGCCATCTTTTCCCAGCAGGGGGTGCTGACCCCCAAGGGCACCCTGGTATTTGAGCCATCCATGCAGTACTCGTTCTCCTCAGCCAACCGTGTCGTCTTGAACGGCTATACCATCATCCCCGCCATCACCATCGGCCTGATAGATGTGAGAAACGTCAACCACAACACCTACACGCCCGCCCTCACGACCCGCTACGGCCTGACCAACCGACTGGAACTGCAACTCTACGTGCCCTATGTATTCCGGGACGACTCGGCGGCTGCAAGTTCACTCAATATTGAAGACAGCGCCATCAATGAAAACACAAGGGTTTTCAATGCCGACGCCAGCCATCTGGGCGACGTGCAGTTCGGCCTGCGCTACCAGTTCAATATGCCTGCGGGTGGCGGCCCCATCTTCATCGGCGGCCTGCAGGCCAAGTCCGATACCGGGAAAGACCCGTTCCATGTGTCAACCGACGCGTCAGGGTATGCCACCGAGTTGCCCACGGGAACGGGATTCTGGAGCATTCAGCCGAGCCTGACGGCAATCATGCCGTCCGACCCGGTGGTCTTCTTTGGATCGGCCAGCTACATATACAACTTCGAGCGTTCGTACCAAGGCACCAAATGGGATCCGGGCAACACCATCGGCTTCAACCTGGGAATGGGGTTTTCCATGAACGAAAACATGTCCTTCAGCCTTGGTTACGGGCATTCCATCATAGACAAGACACGCGCAAACGGTCATGTACTCTCCAACTCCCGGACAACCACCCTGGGAAGCCTGCTGTTCGGCGCCTCGTACAAACTGAGCGACAGGGTAAACCTGAATTTCTCGGTGGAAGCCGGATTGACCGAGGACGCACCGGACGTGCAACTGACATTGCGGGTGCCGTTCAGCATATGA
- a CDS encoding lipoprotein, producing the protein MTTLLGKHIRGAVFVMGLMAMSANCPAYAAMNDAFEEWRVVSDHDLSSMRGGFVARGGLEISLGIVKAVIVDGVLQTTSSLNISGLGVQNAITPIQISNLQSQSATFVQNMGNRILIQNGANQKTIQNMTIIDATVNGISMLRDINLVSRIDQQLRNVLH; encoded by the coding sequence ATGACGACTCTACTGGGAAAACACATTAGAGGCGCGGTTTTTGTGATGGGGCTTATGGCCATGTCAGCCAACTGTCCCGCATATGCGGCCATGAATGATGCATTCGAGGAATGGAGAGTCGTGTCGGACCATGATCTGAGCAGCATGCGTGGCGGGTTTGTGGCGCGCGGCGGTTTGGAAATATCACTGGGGATCGTGAAGGCCGTTATCGTGGATGGCGTGCTGCAAACGACCAGCTCTCTGAATATCTCCGGCCTGGGTGTGCAAAACGCCATAACGCCGATACAGATCAGCAATCTTCAGTCGCAAAGTGCGACGTTCGTTCAGAACATGGGAAACCGGATACTTATCCAGAATGGCGCAAACCAGAAAACCATCCAGAACATGACGATCATTGATGCAACGGTGAACGGTATCAGCATGCTTCGCGACATAAACCTGGTGTCGAGAATCGACCAGCAATTGCGTAACGTACTTCATTAG